In the genome of Longimicrobium sp., the window ACTTCTCGACGGAAAGGGCCGGCCTGCGCAGGTTCGTCCGCTGAGCCCGAGCCGCGGCGTACACCAACTCCGGATCGACAGCCATCAACCGGAGAACGAAGGCATCCGGGTGCTCGACCTCGACACCGTAGCGCGAAACAACCGAGATCGGGAAATCCTTGATGTCCGCCGTGACGATGATCGCGGCCTTCGTTTCGATCGCGGCGGCGAGTACGTGGCGGTCGTCCGGGTCGGGAAGCTGAAGTGCGGGGATGTGGCGCTCGTAGCCTTCCACCACTGCTCCAGGAACGACCTCCTCCATCATTGCCCGCGTTCGCAGCAGGTGCTGGAGGGAAAGGTCGGGACGGTTCTCCAGGAGGTTCGTGATCCACTCGTCCTGGATCGTTTTCGTCCAGCGTGCACCGACGAGTCCCGCGCGGGCCAAGCGGATCAGAAGGTCGCGAATAGGGGCAGGGTAGAGGACGTTCGCGTCGTAGACCGCAACGACGGGGCTGCGGTCAGGTATATCCCAATCCGAGTTCCTGCGCTTGCGCGACGAGCTGCTCATATGCCCGGTCTGCCTCCGCATCCATGCGGGCCTTGTATTCCAGCACATCGGCCAGGCGAACGCGGCGGTGCGTTCCGGCCTTGCTGAAGGGAATCTTCCCGGACTCCAACAGCTTCACGAGATAGGGCCTGGAGACGTTCAGCACATCCGCCGCTTTCTGCGTTGAAACCAGCCGGTCGACAGGATTTAGGGCGATGGAGCGGCCCTGGGCGAGCTCGTGCAGAATGAGCCCGAGCATCCGGAAAGCCACCCCGGGAATCGTAACCTCCTCCGCATCCCGGTCCTGCCCCACGGTGACGGTTACCGCCCCCGCGCCCCCGCCCTTGAACCGGCTCAGCTTCGACGAGCTGTTTTGCGCGAGGCGCACGTCCTCGTCGCTCGGACGGATCGGCTCCATGAGCAGTTCGGTCGCGGATGCCATTATCGTTTCGCTTCTAAGTGGCGGGGCAACGATCGATCAACAGTAGCATCCATTCGAAATAAACGCAACGGCCATTACGGCACGTTCCGCCGCAGCTCGTCCAGCCAGACGGTGGCCTCGGAGTCGCTGGGGGCGCGCCAGTCGCCGCGGGGAGAGAGCGAGCCGCCGGAGCCCACCTTGGGCCCGTTGGGCATCGCCGAGCGCTTGAACTGGCTGGTCTTGAAGAACCGCCACAGGAACACCTCCATCCACCGCTTGATGGTGGCCAGGTCGTACTGGTTGCGGCGCTCCTCGGGCAGCAGTTCCGGCCACGGGCCGCGCGCGCGGTCTCCCCAGGCGTGGTGCGCCAGGAAGGCCACCTTGCTGGGTCGGAAGCCGTAGCGCGTGATGTAGTAGAGGTTGAAGTCCTGCAGCTCGTACGGGCCGATCTTCTGCTGCGTGCTCTGCGCGGGGCCCTCGCCCGGCTCGCCTTCGCCCGCGGGCACCAGCTCGGGCGAGATCTCGGTGTCCAGGATGGACTGCAGCACCCGGTTGGTGTCGGCGTCGAACTGCCCGGTGTCGATGACCCAGCGGATCAGGTACTGGATCATGGTCTTGGGCACCGACGCGTTGACGTTGTAGTGCGACATGTGGTCGCCCACGCCGTAGGTGGCCCAGCCCAGCGCCAGCTCGCTCAGGTCTCCCGTGCCCAGCACCAGCCCGTCGTTGAAGTTGGCCAGCCGGAACAGGTGCGAGGTGCGCTCGCCCGCCTGCACGTTCTCGAACGTCACGTCGTACACCGGCTCGCCCTCGGCGTACGGGTGGCCGATGTCGCGCAGCATCTGCATGCAGCTGGGCCGGATGTCGATCTCCGCCGCGGTGATGCCCAACCCCTTCATCAGCGCATGGGCGTTCCCCTTCGTGGAGTCGCTGGTGGCGAACCCCGGCATGGTGTAGCCCAGGATGTTGGTGCGCGGCAGCCCCAGCCGGTCCATCGTCCGCGCCGCCACGATCAGCGCCTGCGTGCTGTCGAGCCCGCCCGACACGCCGATGACGATCTTCTGGATCCCCGTGGCCGCCAGGCGCTTCATCAACCCGTGCACCTGGATGTTGTACGCCTCGTAGCAGCGGGCGTCGCGCTCGGCGGCGATGTCGGGCACGTACGGAAAGCGCCCGACGTCGCGCCGCAGCGGCATTTCGCCTTCCGGCACCTGGAAGTGGAACGGGACGCGGCGGATGGACGACACCCGCTCGCCCGCGTCGCCCGCGGCCTCGCGAAAGGTGTTCATCCGCGACCGCTCCTGGGCCAGCCGGTCCAGGTCCACGTCGGCGATGATCACCTGCTCCTCATCGTCGAAGCGCTGCGACTCGCGGAGCAGGTCGTTGTGCTCGTAGATCAGCGCGTGCCCGTCCCACGCCAGGTCGGTGGTGGATTCGCCCGGGCCGGCGGCGGAGTACAGGTACGCGCAGATGCAGCGGCCGCTCTGCGTGGCGCACAGGTCGCGGCGGTACTCGGCCTTGCCTACGGTGATGTTGCTGGCCGACAGGTTGGCGATCACCGTGGCGCCGGCGAGCGCGGCGTAGCTGCTGGGCGGAATGGGCGTCCAGACGTCTTCGCACACCTCCACGTTCAGCACGAAGTTCTCGACGTTCTCGGCCTCGAACACCAGGTCGTTGCCGAAGGGCACCGAGTTGCCCGCGAGCGTCACGTGGTCGAAGTCGGCGTCGCGGGCCGCGCTGAACCAGCGGCGCTCGTAGAACTCCCGGTAGTTGGGCAGGTACGATTTGGGCGCGATGCCAAGGACCTGCCCGCGGTAGATGACGACACCGCAGTTGAAGATGCGCCCGTGGAAGCGCAGCGGCGCGCCGACGACCAGCACCGGCGTCATCCCGATGCTCTCCATCACCAGCTCGCGGATGGCGTCGTCCACCGCCTCGAGCAGCGCGTCCTGCTGAAACAGGTCTTCGCAGCTGTAGGCCGAGATGCCCAGCTCGGGGAAAAGGGCCACCGCCGCGCCCGCGTCAGACGCGCGCCACGCCAGCTCCAGCGTGTGCCCGACGTTGAACGCGGGGTCGGCCACGCGGACGGCGGGGACGCAGACGGCCACGCGGACGAACCCGTGGGAGTAGATGGAATGGAACGGTGCGCGCATTCGGTTCTCCGCGGTCGCTGGAACGGCCCTGCGCCACAGGATAGCCAACGGCGGGGGCGCAGGCGAGGGGAGGCGGTGTCCCCGGCCCCTCCCCGCACAACCTACGTGGCGAGAGGGGAGAACTTCGAGCGGATCAGCCGGGCTCAGCGCGTCCGCGGCGCCCCCCATCCTCAACCCTTCCCCCGCAAACTGCGCGGGGGAAGGGGGCCAGCCCGGTGCGTGTCAACGGGTGCCGAGCAGAGACCCGCGGGCGAGAGGACGATAGGTAGCACTCCGGACGATGGCGGGCGCACCCGTCGCGCCGTGCTCGAGGCGCCCCGTTCCGATCACGCGGGGGGCGGAGCCGGTGGGATAAGCTGGTAGATGCGCACGCGGCTGTGGGCATTGGGGGCGGAGGGCTCCACGCGCTCGTCCACCTGCTCCGCGCGCCACCCGCGGTCCTGGATCATCCCCAGGAACTCGCCCGCGTACACCCGCCCGGGATCGGCAACCAGCACGGTGCCGCCGGGCGCGGTGACGCGGGGAAGCAGGTTCGCCAGCAGCGACGCGTTGCGCTGCTCGTACAGCACGTCGGCCGCGACCACCAGGCCGTATCCCTCGTCCTCCGGGGGGTGGCGCCAGTCCAGCAGGGTGGTTTGCAGCGGGGCCAGGCCGTTGCGCGAGGCGTTGGCGCGGGCGAACCGCAGCGCCTCGTCGTACCAGTCCGTCGCCAGCACGTCCGCGCCCAGGTGGCGCAGGGCCAGCGAGGGCAGCGCGACGCCGCACCCCAGCTCCAGCACGCGCACGCCCGCGTACGTCCGCCCCCCGTCCAGCAGGTGCGCCGTTAGGCCCCGGGCGGACGGCCACAGCTCGGCCCAGTACGGCAGCCGCTCGTCGAAGGCGAACTCGCCCTCGTCGATCAACTCGTCGGCGGCGCTGGGAAGGATCAGCGACGCTTCCCATCCCCCGTGCGCGTACCGCTCTTCGCGCACCTCGTAGCGCGCCCGCAGCTCCGCCTCCAGTCCACCCGTCATCCCGCTCCCTTCCTTGCTCCCCCGCCGCGCCGGGGCGTACGTTCCACCAGTCCCGGTGAAGCTCGCCGGGCCGCGCCCCCCGGTCAACCGCGCCTCCGTACCCCGACTTCCATGCCCCGGCGCAAGCCGTTCGAAGGCCGGCTGAGACGCGCCCTGCTGCTGTTCAGCGTGCTTCCCTCGCTGGCGCTGGTGGGGCTGGGCACGTACGCCCTGTCGCGCACGGTGCAGCTGACCGACTCGCTGGGGGCGTGGGAGCGCGTAGGCGCCAGCGGCAGCGAGCTGCTGACCCGCGCCGAGGCGTCGGGCGACACGGCGCTGGCCCGCGCGGCCATCCTGCACCGCGCGGAACTGGAGCAGTCCATCACCAACGCGCGCCGGTGGGACTTCGTGCTCAACCGCGCGCTGACGCTCATCCCCATCGCCGGCGTGATCATCGGCGCCCTGCTGGCGGCGCTGGCGCTGCGCGCGTCGCGGGACATTGGGAGGCGGCTCTCACGGCCCGTGGGCGAACTGGCCGGCTGGGCGGCGATGGTGGCGCGCCGCGAGCCCCTTCCCGCCCCCAGCGGTCGCGCGACCTCCGACGAGTTCGCCGTTCTGCGCAACGCCTTCCGCCGCATGGCCGCCGAGCTGGAATCCTCGCGCGAGCGCGACCTGGAGGCGGAGCGCGCACGCACCTGGGTGGGCGTGGCGCGGCGGGTGGCGCACGAGCTGAAGAACCCGCTGACGCCCATGCGCTTCGCCCTGCGCACGCTGCAGCGCGCCACGCCGGAGCGCGAGGACGCGCGCGAGGCGCTGGAGGTGCTCGCCGCCGAGTCTGCCCGGCTGGAAGAGCTGGCCCGCACCTTCGCCCAGCTGGGCCGCATGCCCGAGGGGCCGCCCAGCGAGGTGGACCTGCGCGAGATGCTGGAATACCTGCTGCGCACGCACCTGCCCGCCGAGGTGCAGGGCACCCTCGACGCGCCGGGCGACCTTACCTCGATTACGGGCCACCACGACCCGCTCTCCCGCGCCTTCGCCAACCTGCTGCTGAACGCGGGGGACGCGGTGCAGGGCGGCCGGGGCACGCGGGTGACCGTGGACGTGCGCACCGCCGACAGCCACGTGGAGGTGCGGGTGCTGGACGACGGGCCCGGGATTGCGCCCGGCATCATCGACCGCGTGTGGGAGCCGGACTTCACCACCAAGTCCCGCGGCACGGGGCTCGGCCTCTCCCTCGTTCGCCAGACGGTGCAGGCGCACGGCGGCCGCGTCTGGGCGCGCAATCGTTCCGAGGGCGGCGCGGAGTTCGGCGTGGCGCTGCCGCTGGCCGGCGACGACGATCCGCGCGCGGCGCTGAAGGACTGGGCCGAATGACGGTGAGCCGTCCCGAATCTCCAACACAGCGTCCTCGCATATCGTGGTGGAAGCTCGCCGTGCAGGTCGTCGTGCTCGTCGCGGCGGCGTTCGCGCTTAGCTTCTGGATGCAGACGGTGCACCTTCGCTCGCTCGTGCGGCCCGACATTCCGGGTCTTCCGCAGCCGGAGATGCGCGACCTGATGAAAGTCGGGCTGCTGGACCTGGCCGTCCGCACCGCCCTGCGTGCGCTGCTGATCGGTGCAGTGCCCGCCGCGCTGGTGCTGCTGGCGCCCAGTCTGCGCGGGCGCTGGTCGGCGCGCGTGGTGCTCGTGTGGGCCACCGCGACGCTGGCCGTCCTCGGCGTGATGGCGCTGACGCTTTGACTGTACGTCAGGTGACGGGATTCATGAGTCCCAGCCCTGAAATCCACCGAAAATCCGCGACGTTGCGCGTCACCAGCGTCTGCCCATGGACGAGCGCCGTCGCTGCGATGATGCTGTCGCCCAGCCGCATCTTCCGAGTTTGGCGCAAGCGGACGGCCTGCTTCATCACCGGCCGCGTTAGGCGAAGCATCTTCCACTCTCGAAAAAAAGCCTTCAGCTCAGCTTTTTCCTGAGCTTCAATCCGGGCGAAACCCAGGGCTTCGACATAGCTGACGACGGACACCACTGGCTTCTGCTTCTCGATCAGTTCGCGTAAAGCGTAATACTCCGGGTTGGCCGCGTAGATAATGATGTTCGTGTCCAGCAGCATCAGTCCTCCCGTCCAGGCAGCGTGCGTTCATCCCGGATCTCACGCTGCCACGCTGCCGGATCGGGGATCGATGCGATCCCTCCAGCTTGGGCGATTTCCTCGAGAGCGGACACAGCATCCTTCAGTCGCGCGGCGTGTTGCTCAACAGTTTCACCCGACTTGTGGTCGCGCTTGCGGCTCATCGGATCCTTCGTTGCCGTCGTGGGTGACACCTTGCCCATCAGTAATCTCGTCCGGGTAGTGGGCGGTCCTCACGGATTTCCCGCTGCCACTCGCCAGGATCTTTGATGTGGCGGAATCCCCCACGCTGGGCGATGCGCTCCAGCGCGGCCACGGCCCTCCGTACCCTTGCAGCTGCCTCCTCGGGCGTTTCATTTCGCCGCCCGGCACGCATACGGGCGATCGGGCGGTCAGCCGCCGGGGCCGACCTGTCGTTCGATTCCGGTTCGATGGTGCTCACCGTGATTCCTCGGGTTCCCGTTGTACGAGCCGGGGATCTTCCGCGGCTCAAAATCTGGACAGGCGGAAGATGATGGCCGAGTGTCCGTTTGTCTACGGGGTCGTTTGCGCCAGCAGCCGAACAGGCATGTTCGCCCTCAGGCGGAAAATGGACGGGGGCTGGCCGTAAGACGTCCTTGAGGAAACCTTGTGGCGGGGAGGGCGTAGAACGCCGCTTCCCGGTGCACGCGAACGCTTCCCGGTTCCCACGCGCATGGCCGCCACCATCCTGATCGTCGACGACGAGCCGAACATCCGCCGGATGCTGGGCAGCCTTCTGCGCGCCGAGGGCTACCGCACCCGCGAGGCGGGCACCGGCCGCGGCGCCGTGGCCGAGGTGCAGGGCGAGGAGCCCGACGCCGTGCTGATGGACCTGTACATGGGCGAGGGCGACTCGGGGCTCGACGTGCTTCCGCGGATCAAGGAGGCCGCGCCCGACCTGCCGGTGGTGATGATGAGCGGCCGCGCGTCCCTTGCCGACGCGGTGAAGGCCACGCGGCTGGGCGCCTTTCACTTCATCGAAAAGCCCCTCTCGCCCGAGGCGGTGCTGCTTACGCTGGGCTCGGCGCTGGAGCTGCGGAAGACGCGCGAGCTGAACCGCGCCCTGCGGGCCGAGCTGGGCGACGGGGAGGAGATGGTGGGGCAGAGCGCAGCGGTGGACCGCGTGCGCCAGATGATCGAGCGGGTGGCGCCCACCGATGCGCGGGTGCTGATCACCGGCGAGTCGGGAACGGGCAAGGAAGTGGCGGCCTCGGCCATCCACCGCCTTTCGCGCCGCGTCGCGGGGCCGCTGGTGAAGCTGAACTGCGCCGCCATCCCCAGGGACCTGGTGGAGTCGGAGATGTTCGGCCACGAGCGCGGCGCGTTCACCGGCGCCGTAGACCGGCGGCGCGGCCGGTTCGAACTGGCCAGCGGCGGAACGCTGTTCCTGGACGAGATCGGCGACCTGAGCTCCGAGGCGCAGGCCAAGCTGCTGCGCGCGCTGGAAGCCGGGCAGATCGAGCGGGTGGGCGGCACCGAGCCCATCGCCGTGGACGTGCGGGTGCTGGCGGCGACGAACAAGGACCTTCGCGCGGAGATCTCCGCGGGGCGCTTTCGCGAAGACCTGTTCTTTCGCCTTCACGTCATTCCGCTTCACCTGCCGCCGCTGCGCGAGCGCCCGGGCGACGTGCCGCTGCTGGTGGAGCACTTCGTGGCCCGCAACCGCCGCCGCCACGGGCTCACGCCGCCGCGCCTTTCCCCGGGCGCCATGGAGGCGCTGTCGCGCCACCCCTGGCCGGGCAACGTGCGTGAGCTGGCCAACATCCTGGAGCGCATCAGCATCCTGTTCGCGGGAACCGAGGTGGGGCCGGCGGAGATCCGCTCCGTGCTGGCCGGCGCCGCGCCCGTGGAGGGAGAGATGGCGGCCTACCGCGACGACGACCCACGCCCGCTTCCCGATCGGCTGGACGCCTACGAGCGCCTGCTGCTGTCCGGCGCGCTGGACGCCGCCGAGGGGAGCGTAGCCGAGGCGGCGCGCCGCCTGAAGACCGACCGCGCCAACCTGTACCGCCGCATGCGCCGCCTGGACATCCTCCGGTGACGTCCGAACGCCGCGGCCCATCCACTCCTGGAGAACTTCTGATGCGCATTCCCGCGCTGCTGATCGCCGCCCTGGCGCTGGCCGCCGCGCCCGTCCGGGCGCAGGAGGGGGCTCCCCTGCCCCCCGAGGTGGCCCGGCGGATCACCGCCGTCCTGAACGCCCCCGGCACCGACCGCCGCAGCGGCGACGCGGCGCTGGCCGCCGGCGACTCCGTGGCGGGCAGCCTGGCCGTGGTGGATGGCGACCTGGCGCTGGCCGGCCGCGTGTCGGGCGACGTGGTGGTGGTGAACGGCGGGCTGGAGCTGCGCCCCGGCGCCCACGTCGGCGGCCAGGTGATCGTCGTCGGCGGGCGGGTGCGGGTGGATCCGGACGCGCACGTGGCCGGCAGGGTGGTGGCGTTTCCCGCGGCCGTGCCGTACTGCCGCCTGGGCACGTACATCGACCTGGACCCCGCGGGCTGCGGCGGCGGCCCCGCCGCCCCGGCCGCGAGCCCGGTGGACGTAGACGTGGTGGAGGTGCCGGCGGACACCGCCGCGGGCGAGGCCCTGGCCGCGTACCCCGAGGAGGAGAGCGGGAGCACGTCGTTCGTGGTGGACGCGGGGCGCAGCTACAACCGTGTCGAGGGGCTGCCCATCCGCTTCGGCCCGTCGCTGCGGACGGCCGGGCTCAATCCCACCCGCCTGCGCGCGCTCGCCATCGTCCGCACCGAGACGGGGGCCGAGGTGGGACCCGGGCGCTGGGGGTTCGACGCGCGGCTGGAGCAGTTCGTGGCCGGCCGCCGCGGGGTACGGGTGGGCGGGCGGGTGTACTCGCTGGTCGACCCCATCGAGGGCTGGCACCTGACCGACGTGGAGAACAGCCTGTCCACCTTCTTCCTTCACGAGGACTACCGCGACCACTACGAGCGGCAGGGGTGGAGCGCCTACGCCACCTGGGAACCGGCGGCCTCGCCGCTCTCCGCCTCGGTGGAGTACCGGCACGAGCGCCACCGCCCCGCCGCGGCGGGCAGCCCGTGGACGCTGTACCGCAACCAGGAGCCCTGGCGTCCCCAGCCGCTGGCGGCGCGCGGGCACATGGAGGCGATCGGGGCGACGCTGAGGCTCGACACGCGCAGCGAGCAATGGGACCCGTCCACAGGCTGGCACGTGAGCGCCGAGGTGGAGCACGCGCTGAAGAGCCGGCTGCGGCGGCCCTCCGCCGTGCCGGCCGCCGGCGGGGCGGAGCTGCCGGAGGTGGCGTATCCCGACGGGTGGTCCGCGGGAATGCTCGACATCCGCCGCTACAATCGCATCAGCCCCACGTCGCGGCTGAACCTGCGCGTGGCCGGCGCCGCCTCGCTCACCGGCGGAGGAGTGCCCCCGCAGCGCCAGCACGCCCTGGGAGGCGAGGGCTCGCTCCCCGGGTTCGCCCTGTACGAGCTGGACTGCCGCGCCCGGACGGGCACGGTGCGCCGGGGCGAGGCGACGTGGTATCCGCAGTACGGCTGCGACAGCTTCGCGCTCTTCCAGGTGGAGTGGCGCGGCGACCTGTTGTCGGGGATCAGCTGGACGGACCTGGGGCTGGGCGGGCAGCGTGGGGACGCCAGCAAGGGCGAGGAGTGGATGAGCCGCTTCAGCGCCGACCTGGGCTGGGTGGTGTTCGCGGACATGGGCGCCGGGTGGAGCGCCCGGGCCGAGGAAGTGGCGGCGGTGGACATCGGCGCGGGGATCACGTTCGGCCGCTTCGGCGTGTACGCGGCCATGCCGGTGGACGAAGAGCAGGGACGCGGCGGGCTGAACGTGTTCATCCGCCTGGCCCCGCGGTTTTGAGGCGCGTGCACGTCCTGGTTCGCTTCCTCTGCGCCGCGGCCCTGCTGCTGGCGCTGGCCGCCCCCGCGGGAGCGCAGTCGCGGCGTGCGCTGACCGTCGCCTCGGCCGGGGCGGCGGGGCAGTGGCGGCCGGTGATCCGCACGCCCGCCCTGCTGCGCGACGCCGGCCTGCGCCAGGCGCTGGAAAGCGGCCTGCCCCTTCGCTTTCAGATGCGGGCCGAGCTGTGGCGCAAGGGAAGCCCCTTCGACCAGCTGGTGGATGCCGAAGAGGTGTCGCGCGCCATGCTGCGCGCGCCGCTGGAGGCGGGGTACAGCATCGAGGACGGGCGCGTGGAGCGGCGCTATCCCACGCTGGCCGCGGCCGAGGCGGCACTGCAGTCGGCGTTCGCGCCGCAGCTGCGGCCGCGCTACGTGGGCCGCTACTACTACATCGTGCGGCTGGAGGTGGAAACGCTTTCGCTTTCGGACCTGGACGAGCTGCGGCGCTGGCTGCGCGGCGAGGCGGGCCCGGCGGTCACCGGCGAGCAGCCGGTGGGGCGCGCGGTGGAGCGGGGACTGAAGCGCGTGTTCGTGCGGCTGCTGGGGCTTCCCGCGCGGCGCTACACGGCGCGCACGGGGCTGTTCACCGTGCGCTGACGGCGGGCGGCTGCACGTCGAACACGCCGATGGCCCGCGGTTCGACTTCGCCGATGCTCCATCGCGTCATCGACACCTTCCACCCGTCAGCCTCCATCCTTTCCAGCAGGGGCAGGCCCGTGGCCCGGAACGGATCCGAGACCAGGAGGCGCCCGCCGGGCGCCAGGCTGGTTTCGAAGATGTGGCGCAGGTGCGGGTGCATGGCCTCGCCGTACAGGATGTCGGAGCCGATGATCCAGTCGTAGCGCGCCTCGTCGTTCCAGTCCGTCCAGTCCACCAGCCGGTGGTCGATGGAATCCATCCCGTTCCGTTCGCCGTTGCGCCTGCAGACCGACATCACCAGCTCCTGCCGGTCCGTCTGCACCACGCGCGCGCCCAGCGACGCCGCGACGATCCCCGGCAGCCCTGTCCCCGCCCCCAGCTCCAGCACCGCCCTGCCGCGAAAGTCGTCCGCCCGCTCCACCAGCTCGTGCGCCAGCGCGATGGCCGACGGCCAGAGCGCCACGCCATAGGGAAGGCGCTCCTGGAAAAAGCTGGATTCCTCGGCGTTGGTGAGCATCGCCTCGGTATGGAGCACGCTCCACCGCCGGCCGCCCAGCCCCAGCCGGTACTCGTGCAGGGGAAAGTCGCCGATGGACGTGTGGAGCACCTCGGGTTGCATCGCGGGCGAACTCATGGATTCCTGACGCTGGTCGAATCGGGTATGCGCGTGCCGTCGCGTCTACAAGATGTTTGCCGGGGCGATGACAACCGGTCTCGCACTCTCCACTCGCGTCATCTTCCCGACACCACGTAGTACTTTCTGCTCATGCCCCGAAGCCGCGCGGCGCGTAGCTTTCGCGTGCAGCGCTGGACCGGAACGGCACCCCCCCAATCCGACGAAACTGAACCGTGCACAGCATCCTCATCGTCGAAGACACGCCGGAAATCGCCGAGGCCCTGCAGCGCCACCTGGAGCGCCGGGGATACGCCACCCTCCTGGCCACCCGCGCCGCGCAGGCCCTGCCCCTGGCCTGCAGCGAGCACCCCGACCTGGTCGTCCTGGATTTGGGCCTGCCGGACCGCGACGGCTACAGCGTTCTGGAGCAGCTGCGGGAGAGGGGCAACGACGTTCCCGTGCTGATCCTTTCCGCCCGCCAGGAGGAAGCCGACAAGGTGAAGGGCTTTCGCCTGGGTGCCGACGACTACGTGACCAAGCCCTTCGGCGCGCTGGAGCTGCTGGAGCGCATCGGTGCGCTGCTGCGCCGCAGCGCGCGGCCGGCTGCGCCCGAGACCACCGCCAGCGAGACCTCGGGAGGGCTGACGGACGGCGATCTCCAGGACCGGTTCGGCCTCACGCCACAGCAGGTGGTGGTCGCCCGGCTGCTGGCGGAGGGGCTTTCCAACGCCGAGATCGCGCGGAAGCTGTTCGTCAGCGGCCACACGGCCCGGAACCACACCTACCGCGTGCTCACGAAGCTGGGCATCTCCAAGCGGGCCCGCGTGAACAGCGTCCTCCGCGGCGCCGACGCCGCATAGGCAAGGAAACGAGTGATGCTGAACGACATCCGCACCCGCGAAGACGTCGAGCGCCTGGTGGAGAGCTTCTACGCCCAGGCGACGACCGACGACACCATCGGACACCTGTTCACCGACGTGGCCCAGGTGGATTTCGTCCGGCATCTGCCGCTGATGTACGACTTCTGGGAAACGCTCCTGTTCGGCGTGCGCAAGTACAAGGGCAACGCCATGCGCGCCCACTTCGACCTGAACGAAAAGGTGCCGCTCGTCGCTGAGCACTTCCAGCGGTGGCTGCAGATCTGGGAAAGGACGGTCGACGCCCTCTTCGCGGGTGAGAACGCGGAATCGGCGAAGGACAAGGCGCGCTACATCGCGCGGTCCATCCAGCTTCGGCTGAGCGCCGCGACGGCGGCCCGCATCGAAAACGCCGGGGTGCCAGTGGGGATCGGCACTTTGCCCGTTCGGATCGCATCCCCTACCGACGTGGCAATCGTGGGCTGACCATCGTTGGGTGGAACGGCGCACGACCACTTCGCACGGGTACGCGGGAAGAGCGTGATCGGCCTGCCCGTGGAACGCGAAGGCGCCCTCGGCCATGTGGCCGAGGGCGCCGCACGCTGGGGAGATTAGCGGAGCCGGTCGATCGTCGTCGTCCGCAGGTACACCCGCTCGGGAGCGGGGGCCGCGGAGATTCCGGGGGGCACCGCCAGCAGCAGGTGAGCGACCGGGCCGCCGTCGTACCGCAGCGTCAGCGTTCCATCCACGACGGTGTAGTTGCCTGATCCGCTGGCCGGGGCCGACGCGCCGCTCCACGCCGTCCAGGCCAGCGTCCCCCGCTCGCGGAAGCGGCCGTCCGCACCCAGCGTGATCGCCATCATGGTGTCGGCGCCGCTCAGCCAGCCGTACGTGGCGCCCGGGCGCACGTCGTTCATCACGTGCATCCGACGGTAGCCCTGCGTGCTCCCCGGCTTGCGCAGCACCCCGTCGGTGCCGACGGTAAACGCCTGGGGATCCGCCG includes:
- a CDS encoding response regulator; this translates as MHSILIVEDTPEIAEALQRHLERRGYATLLATRAAQALPLACSEHPDLVVLDLGLPDRDGYSVLEQLRERGNDVPVLILSARQEEADKVKGFRLGADDYVTKPFGALELLERIGALLRRSARPAAPETTASETSGGLTDGDLQDRFGLTPQQVVVARLLAEGLSNAEIARKLFVSGHTARNHTYRVLTKLGISKRARVNSVLRGADAA
- a CDS encoding group III truncated hemoglobin, yielding MLNDIRTREDVERLVESFYAQATTDDTIGHLFTDVAQVDFVRHLPLMYDFWETLLFGVRKYKGNAMRAHFDLNEKVPLVAEHFQRWLQIWERTVDALFAGENAESAKDKARYIARSIQLRLSAATAARIENAGVPVGIGTLPVRIASPTDVAIVG
- a CDS encoding class I SAM-dependent methyltransferase — encoded protein: MSSPAMQPEVLHTSIGDFPLHEYRLGLGGRRWSVLHTEAMLTNAEESSFFQERLPYGVALWPSAIALAHELVERADDFRGRAVLELGAGTGLPGIVAASLGARVVQTDRQELVMSVCRRNGERNGMDSIDHRLVDWTDWNDEARYDWIIGSDILYGEAMHPHLRHIFETSLAPGGRLLVSDPFRATGLPLLERMEADGWKVSMTRWSIGEVEPRAIGVFDVQPPAVSAR